A region of the Brachyspira sp. SAP_772 genome:
CTGCTGTTACTTTGGCATTAGCTGTTACAGGAAGATTTCAATGGTCTAAAGTTTGGTATTATATAGTAGCACAGATGATAGGCTTTTTTATAGGGGCTGCTATAGTATTTGCTGTTTATTATGGAAAATGGATAGAAGTTGATCCTAATTTTGAAAACACTGCGGGAGTTTTTGCAACTTTTCCAGCAGTTCCTGGTTTTTTATMTGGATTTATAGACCAAGTTGTGGGAACATTTATATTGATATTT
Encoded here:
- a CDS encoding MIP/aquaporin family protein, which translates into the protein MYTKKSEFLAEIIGSMFIALFGCGVVASVVVGNNGAPINIHIAWGLAVTFGIYASGKISGAHLNPAVTLALAVTGRFQWSKVWYYIVAQMIGFFIGAAIVFAVYYGKWIEVDPNFENTAGVFATFPAVPGFLXGFIDQVVGTFILIF